One window from the genome of Streptomyces sp. NBC_00708 encodes:
- a CDS encoding TerB family tellurite resistance protein, giving the protein MKLRICGVRTLWDAVGDGEFFCPGCGGDRNYRRLTGRRRFAVLGVPLLRRGTTGPVVECAGCHGHFDCEALDHPTTTRFSAMLRDAVHTVALGVLAAGGSTSRTVLETAVETVRGAGFDDCTPEQLATVVEVLSADIGHGSAFDPAAEACGAALAIELHEALEPLAPHLAPTGRESILLQGARIALADGGYSPAEREVLTTVGGALRLRAEDTARLLAQAARTPS; this is encoded by the coding sequence ATGAAGCTGCGTATCTGCGGCGTCCGTACGCTCTGGGACGCCGTGGGCGACGGGGAGTTCTTCTGCCCCGGCTGCGGAGGCGACCGCAACTACCGCCGCCTCACCGGACGCCGCCGCTTCGCCGTGCTGGGGGTGCCGCTGCTGCGGCGCGGCACCACGGGCCCGGTCGTCGAGTGCGCCGGCTGTCACGGGCACTTCGACTGCGAGGCGCTCGACCACCCCACCACCACCCGGTTCTCCGCGATGCTCAGGGACGCCGTGCACACGGTCGCCCTCGGCGTCCTCGCGGCCGGCGGCAGCACCTCCCGTACGGTCCTGGAGACCGCGGTCGAGACCGTGCGCGGCGCCGGGTTCGACGACTGCACGCCCGAACAGCTCGCCACCGTCGTCGAGGTCCTGTCCGCCGACATCGGCCACGGCTCGGCGTTCGACCCCGCTGCCGAGGCGTGCGGCGCGGCCCTCGCCATCGAGCTCCACGAGGCGCTGGAACCGCTCGCCCCGCACCTCGCCCCCACCGGACGTGAATCGATTCTGCTCCAGGGCGCCCGGATCGCCCTCGCCGACGGCGGGTACAGCCCGGCCGAGCGCGAGGTGCTGACGACGGTCGGCGGGGCGCTGCGGCTGCGCGCCGAGGACACCGCCCGGCTGCTCGCCCAGGCGGCGCGTACGCCCTCCTGA
- the leuA gene encoding 2-isopropylmalate synthase, which produces MTEVNPAQTPASHAVGRRTPVTNATVLQKPSGMPVHKYGGYEAVDIPDRTWPEKRITKAPRWLSTDLRDGNQALIDPMSPARKREMFDLLVRMGYKEIEVGFPSSGETDFAFVRSIIEEGAIPEDVTISVLTQAREELIERTVESLRGAHRATVHLYNATAPTFRRVVFRGTKEEVKQIAVDGTRLVMEYAEKILGEETIFGYQYSPEIFTDTELDFALEVCEAVCDVWQPEEGREIILNLPATVERSTPSTHADRFEWMSRNLSRRAFVCLSVHPHNDRGTAVAAAELALMAGADRIEGCLFGQGERTGNVDLVTLGMNLFSQGVDPQIDFSQIDEIRRTSEYCNQMEVHPRHPYAGDLVYTAFSGSHQDAIKKGFDAMEADAAAQGKTVDDIEWAVPYLPIDPKDVGRSYEAVIRVNSQSGKGGIAYVLKNDHKLDLPRRMQIEFSRIIQAKTDAEGGEVTPTQIWSVFQDEYLPNPANAWGRVQIRSGQSTTGSDGQDTITVEATVDGTDTVLTGSGNGPISAFFEALQAIGIDARLLDYTEHTMSEGASAQAASYIECAIDGKVLWGIGIDANTTRASLKAVVSAVNRATR; this is translated from the coding sequence ATGACCGAAGTGAATCCCGCCCAGACCCCCGCCTCGCACGCCGTCGGCCGTCGCACGCCGGTCACCAACGCCACGGTGCTGCAGAAGCCGTCCGGGATGCCGGTCCACAAGTACGGCGGCTACGAGGCCGTGGACATCCCCGACCGCACCTGGCCCGAGAAGCGGATCACCAAGGCTCCCCGCTGGCTCTCCACGGACCTGCGCGACGGCAACCAGGCCCTGATCGACCCCATGTCGCCGGCCCGCAAGCGCGAGATGTTCGACCTGCTCGTACGCATGGGCTACAAGGAGATCGAGGTCGGCTTCCCGTCCTCCGGCGAGACCGACTTCGCCTTCGTCCGCTCGATCATCGAAGAGGGCGCGATCCCCGAGGACGTGACGATCTCCGTCCTGACGCAGGCCCGCGAGGAACTGATCGAGCGGACCGTCGAATCCCTGCGCGGCGCCCACCGCGCCACCGTCCACCTGTACAACGCGACCGCCCCGACCTTCCGCCGCGTGGTCTTCCGCGGCACCAAGGAGGAGGTCAAGCAGATCGCGGTGGACGGCACCCGGCTGGTCATGGAGTACGCCGAGAAGATCCTGGGCGAGGAGACGATCTTCGGCTACCAGTACAGCCCCGAGATCTTCACCGACACCGAGCTGGACTTCGCCCTGGAGGTCTGCGAGGCCGTCTGTGACGTCTGGCAGCCCGAGGAGGGGCGCGAGATCATTCTCAACCTGCCCGCGACCGTGGAGCGTTCGACGCCGTCCACGCACGCGGACCGGTTCGAGTGGATGTCGCGCAACCTGTCGCGCCGCGCGTTCGTCTGCCTGTCCGTCCACCCGCACAACGACCGCGGCACCGCCGTCGCCGCCGCCGAACTGGCCCTGATGGCCGGGGCGGACCGCATCGAGGGCTGCCTGTTCGGCCAGGGCGAGCGCACCGGCAACGTCGACCTGGTGACGCTGGGCATGAACCTGTTCTCGCAGGGCGTCGACCCGCAGATCGACTTCTCGCAGATCGACGAGATCCGCCGCACCAGCGAGTACTGCAACCAGATGGAGGTCCACCCGCGCCACCCCTACGCGGGCGACCTGGTCTACACCGCCTTCTCCGGCTCCCACCAGGACGCCATCAAGAAGGGCTTCGACGCCATGGAGGCCGACGCGGCCGCCCAGGGCAAAACCGTCGACGACATCGAGTGGGCGGTTCCGTATCTGCCGATCGACCCGAAGGACGTCGGCCGCTCCTACGAGGCGGTCATCCGGGTCAACTCGCAGTCCGGCAAGGGCGGCATCGCGTACGTCCTGAAGAACGACCACAAGCTGGACCTGCCGCGCCGGATGCAGATCGAGTTCTCCCGGATCATTCAGGCCAAGACCGATGCCGAGGGCGGCGAGGTCACGCCGACGCAGATCTGGAGCGTGTTCCAGGACGAGTACCTGCCCAACCCGGCCAACGCCTGGGGGCGCGTACAGATCCGCTCCGGCCAGAGCACCACCGGTTCGGACGGCCAGGACACGATCACCGTCGAGGCGACCGTGGACGGCACGGACACCGTGCTGACCGGTAGCGGCAACGGTCCGATCTCCGCCTTCTTCGAAGCGCTGCAGGCCATCGGCATCGACGCCCGGCTGCTGGACTACACCGAGCACACCATGAGCGAGGGCGCGAGCGCGCAGGCTGCCTCGTACATCGAGTGCGCCATCGACGGAAAGGTGCTGTGGGGCATCGGCATCGACGCCAACACCACCCGCGCCTCGCTGAAGGCCGTCGTCTCGGCCGTCAACCGCGCCACCCGCTGA
- a CDS encoding M4 family metallopeptidase, whose amino-acid sequence MQPHSQQGFHPVFCTIVPPHLLDKLSQSDDPVLANPARRTLEADAARRTRRRMTTVVRPTVAAEPDDEGSAKPDRTLYDCRHGTDLPGTKVRGEGEDPTSDASVNRAYAGLGATFDLLLTAYGRRSIDGNGLPLIGSVHYDEKYNNAFFDGEQMVFGDGDGEIFLDFTVAIDVIAHELAHGLTQYTANLSYYGQSGALNESVSDVFGSLVKQYSLGQTAEQADWLIGEGLLAPRVQGVALRSMKAPGTAYDDDVLGKDPQPASMDDYIHTGDDNGGVHLNSGIPNRAFYLLATALGGSSWERAGQLWFDVLTGGELAVDADFADFARLTVAAARSRFGEGDEVEAVLKAWSEVGVPTR is encoded by the coding sequence ATGCAGCCTCATTCACAGCAGGGGTTCCACCCCGTCTTCTGCACCATCGTCCCGCCCCACCTCCTCGACAAGCTGTCCCAGTCCGACGACCCCGTCCTCGCGAACCCGGCCCGCCGCACCCTGGAGGCCGACGCGGCCCGGCGCACCCGTCGCCGGATGACCACCGTCGTCCGGCCCACCGTCGCCGCCGAGCCGGACGACGAGGGCTCCGCCAAGCCCGACCGCACGCTCTACGACTGCCGCCACGGCACGGACCTGCCGGGCACCAAGGTCCGCGGCGAGGGCGAGGACCCCACGTCCGACGCCAGCGTCAACCGCGCGTACGCGGGCCTCGGCGCCACCTTCGATCTGCTGCTCACGGCCTACGGCCGCCGTTCGATCGACGGCAACGGACTGCCGCTGATCGGATCCGTCCACTACGACGAGAAGTACAACAACGCCTTCTTCGACGGCGAACAGATGGTCTTCGGCGACGGGGACGGCGAGATCTTCCTCGACTTCACCGTCGCCATCGACGTGATCGCCCACGAACTGGCCCACGGACTCACGCAGTACACGGCCAACCTGAGCTACTACGGCCAGTCCGGCGCGCTCAACGAGTCGGTCTCGGACGTCTTCGGCTCCCTCGTGAAGCAGTACTCGCTGGGCCAGACCGCCGAGCAGGCCGACTGGCTGATCGGCGAGGGGCTGCTCGCGCCCCGCGTCCAGGGTGTGGCGCTGCGCTCGATGAAGGCGCCCGGCACCGCGTACGACGACGACGTGCTCGGCAAGGACCCGCAGCCGGCCTCCATGGACGACTACATCCACACCGGCGACGACAACGGCGGGGTGCACCTCAACTCCGGCATCCCCAACCGCGCGTTCTACCTTCTGGCGACCGCGCTCGGCGGCAGTTCCTGGGAGCGGGCGGGTCAGCTCTGGTTCGATGTGCTCACAGGTGGTGAACTGGCGGTGGACGCGGACTTCGCGGACTTCGCCCGGCTCACCGTGGCGGCGGCGCGCAGCCGCTTCGGCGAGGGCGACGAGGTGGAGGCCGTCCTCAAGGCCTGGTCGGAGGTGGGCGTTCCGACCCGTTAG
- the era gene encoding GTPase Era produces the protein MGAMSARPNPEAAARQAENPAPHRAGFACFVGRPNAGKSTLTNALVGRKVAITSNRPQTTRHTVRGIVHRPDAQLILVDTPGLHKPRTLLGERLNDVVRTTWAEVDVIGFCLPADQKLGPGDKYIVKELAGIRKTPKIAIITKTDLVDSQQLAEQLLAVSRLGEELGFEWAEIIPVSAVKDQQVDLLADLIAPLLPEGPPLYPEGDLTDEPEMVMVAELIREAALEGVRDELPHSIAVVVEEMLPREDRPADKPLLDIHANVYIERPSQKGIIIGPKGKRLKDVGTKSRKHIEALLGTPVFLDLHVKVAKDWQRDPKQLRKLGF, from the coding sequence ATGGGCGCCATGAGCGCTCGACCTAACCCCGAAGCCGCCGCGCGGCAGGCTGAGAACCCCGCCCCCCACCGGGCCGGTTTCGCCTGCTTCGTGGGACGCCCCAACGCGGGCAAGTCCACCCTGACGAACGCTCTGGTCGGGCGGAAGGTGGCCATCACCTCCAACCGGCCGCAGACGACCCGGCACACCGTGCGCGGCATCGTGCACCGGCCGGACGCCCAGCTGATCCTGGTCGACACCCCCGGGCTCCACAAGCCGCGCACCCTGCTGGGTGAGCGGCTCAACGACGTCGTGCGCACCACCTGGGCCGAGGTCGACGTCATCGGCTTCTGCCTGCCCGCCGACCAGAAGCTCGGCCCCGGCGACAAGTACATCGTCAAGGAACTCGCGGGCATCAGGAAGACGCCCAAGATCGCGATCATCACCAAGACCGACCTGGTCGACTCCCAGCAGCTCGCCGAACAGCTGCTGGCGGTCTCCCGGCTCGGCGAGGAGCTCGGCTTCGAGTGGGCGGAGATCATCCCGGTCTCGGCCGTCAAGGACCAGCAGGTCGACCTGCTGGCCGACCTGATCGCCCCCCTCCTGCCCGAGGGTCCGCCGCTCTACCCCGAGGGCGACCTCACCGACGAGCCGGAGATGGTCATGGTCGCGGAGCTGATCCGCGAGGCCGCGCTCGAAGGCGTACGCGACGAGCTGCCGCACTCCATCGCGGTCGTCGTCGAGGAGATGCTGCCGCGCGAGGACCGGCCGGCGGACAAGCCGCTGCTGGACATCCACGCCAACGTCTACATCGAGCGCCCCAGCCAGAAGGGCATCATCATCGGCCCGAAGGGCAAGCGGCTGAAGGACGTCGGCACGAAGTCCCGCAAGCACATCGAGGCCCTGCTCGGCACGCCCGTCTTCCTCGACCTGCACGTCAAGGTTGCCAAGGACTGGCAGCGCGACCCGAAGCAATTGCGCAAGCTGGGGTTCTGA
- a CDS encoding cytidine deaminase, translating into MTESTDLGAEDRKIVTLARSARARNGVPEGAAVRDETGRTYVAGTVELESLKLSALRTAVAMAVASGAKSLEAAAIVSEAEAPSDEDRAAVRDLGGAGTPVLLAGPDGQLRLSVTAG; encoded by the coding sequence ATGACTGAGAGCACCGACCTCGGCGCCGAGGACCGCAAGATCGTCACCCTGGCGCGCAGCGCCCGTGCCCGCAACGGGGTGCCGGAGGGCGCGGCCGTCCGGGACGAGACCGGCCGCACGTATGTGGCGGGGACCGTGGAGCTGGAGTCGCTGAAGCTCAGCGCGCTGCGGACGGCCGTCGCGATGGCGGTGGCCAGCGGGGCCAAGTCCCTGGAGGCCGCCGCGATCGTCTCCGAGGCCGAGGCCCCCTCGGACGAGGACCGGGCCGCCGTACGGGACCTGGGCGGGGCCGGTACGCCGGTGCTGCTCGCGGGACCGGACGGGCAGCTGCGACTCAGCGTCACGGCCGGCTGA
- a CDS encoding MmcQ/YjbR family DNA-binding protein — protein MTPQQLRAFCLGFNASVEEFPFGPEASVFKVLGKMFALSALDARPLTVNLKCDPDEAVRLREEYEAVVPGWHMNKRHWNTVTVSGLPDAKLRELIEDSYDLVVAGLPKAERLRLDRP, from the coding sequence ATGACACCGCAGCAGCTGAGGGCGTTCTGCCTGGGCTTCAACGCGAGCGTCGAGGAGTTCCCGTTCGGACCCGAGGCGTCCGTCTTCAAGGTGCTCGGCAAGATGTTCGCGCTGAGCGCGCTGGACGCCCGGCCGCTGACGGTGAACCTCAAGTGCGACCCCGACGAGGCGGTGCGGCTGCGCGAGGAGTACGAGGCGGTGGTGCCCGGGTGGCACATGAACAAGCGCCACTGGAACACCGTCACGGTCTCCGGCCTCCCCGACGCGAAGCTGCGCGAGCTGATCGAGGACAGCTACGACCTGGTGGTCGCCGGCCTGCCGAAGGCGGAGCGGCTGCGGCTGGACCGGCCCTGA
- a CDS encoding hemolysin family protein, producing the protein MSLPLISGVVLLVVVGWLAACAEAGIARTSSFRAAEAVRSGRRGSAKLEQVAADPTRYLNVALLVRVACEMAAGVLVTYACLKEFPETWEALAVAIGVMVLVSYVAIGVSPRTIGRQHPLNTATASAYVLLPLARIMGPIPQLLILIGNALTPGKGFRKGPFASEAELRAMVDLAEQESLIEDEERRMVHSVFELGDTLVREVMVPRTDLVCIERYKTIRQALTLALRSGFSRIPVTGENEDDIVGIVYLKDLVRKTHINRESEADPVSTAMRPAAFVPDTKNAGDLLREMQQDRSHVAVVIDEYGGTAGIVTIEDILEEIVGEITDEYDRELPPVQELENGCFRVTARLDIGDLGELFGLDEYDDEDVETVGGLLAKALGRVPIAGASSEVELPDGRRLRLTAESPAGRRNKIVTVLVEPVAPEEEETPE; encoded by the coding sequence GTGAGCCTGCCGCTGATCTCCGGCGTCGTCCTGCTGGTCGTCGTCGGCTGGCTGGCCGCCTGCGCCGAGGCCGGGATCGCCCGTACGTCGAGCTTCCGGGCCGCCGAGGCGGTCCGCTCGGGCCGGCGCGGCAGCGCCAAGCTGGAACAGGTCGCGGCCGATCCGACGCGCTATCTCAACGTCGCCCTGCTGGTGCGGGTCGCCTGCGAGATGGCCGCCGGGGTGCTCGTCACCTACGCCTGCCTGAAGGAGTTCCCGGAGACCTGGGAGGCGCTGGCCGTCGCCATCGGCGTGATGGTCCTCGTCTCCTATGTCGCGATCGGCGTCTCGCCGCGCACCATCGGCCGCCAGCACCCGCTGAACACGGCCACCGCCTCGGCGTACGTGCTGCTGCCGCTGGCCCGGATCATGGGGCCCATTCCGCAGCTGCTGATCCTCATCGGCAACGCGCTGACCCCCGGCAAGGGGTTCCGCAAGGGACCGTTCGCCAGCGAGGCCGAACTGCGCGCCATGGTGGACCTCGCCGAGCAGGAGTCGCTGATCGAGGACGAGGAGCGCCGCATGGTGCACTCCGTCTTCGAACTCGGTGACACGCTCGTGCGCGAGGTGATGGTCCCGCGCACCGACCTCGTCTGCATCGAGCGCTACAAGACGATCCGTCAGGCGCTCACCCTCGCGCTGCGCTCCGGCTTCTCCCGGATTCCGGTCACCGGCGAGAACGAGGACGACATCGTCGGGATCGTCTATCTCAAGGACCTGGTCCGCAAGACGCACATCAACCGGGAGTCGGAGGCCGACCCGGTCTCCACGGCGATGCGCCCGGCGGCGTTCGTGCCCGACACCAAGAACGCCGGTGACCTGCTGCGCGAGATGCAGCAGGACCGCAGCCACGTCGCCGTCGTCATCGACGAGTACGGCGGCACGGCGGGCATCGTCACCATCGAGGACATCCTGGAGGAGATCGTCGGCGAGATCACCGACGAGTACGACCGCGAACTGCCGCCCGTCCAGGAGCTGGAGAACGGCTGCTTCCGGGTGACCGCCCGGCTCGATATCGGCGACCTCGGTGAGCTGTTCGGCCTCGACGAGTACGACGACGAGGACGTGGAGACGGTCGGCGGACTCCTCGCGAAGGCGCTCGGCCGTGTCCCGATCGCCGGTGCGTCCTCGGAGGTCGAACTGCCCGACGGGCGGCGGCTGCGGCTGACCGCCGAGTCCCCGGCGGGCCGGCGGAACAAGATCGTCACGGTGCTGGTGGAGCCGGTGGCTCCCGAGGAGGAGGAGACCCCGGAATGA
- the ybeY gene encoding rRNA maturation RNase YbeY — MSIDVNNESGTEVDEQAILDIARYALARMRIHPLSELSVIVVDTAAMEQLHIQWMDLPGPTDVMSFPMDELRPPAKDDEEPPPGLLGDIVLCPEVATKQGQEAETQHSMDEELQLLTVHGVLHLLGYDHEEPDEKAEMFGLQAAIVDGWRGERGLTGPSPAPTVS, encoded by the coding sequence ATGTCGATCGACGTCAACAACGAGTCCGGAACCGAGGTCGACGAGCAGGCGATCCTCGACATCGCCCGCTACGCGCTCGCGCGCATGCGGATCCACCCGCTCTCCGAGCTGTCGGTGATCGTGGTGGACACCGCGGCCATGGAGCAGCTGCACATCCAGTGGATGGACCTCCCGGGCCCGACGGATGTCATGTCCTTCCCGATGGACGAGCTGCGTCCGCCGGCCAAGGACGACGAGGAGCCCCCGCCGGGGCTCCTCGGCGACATCGTGCTCTGCCCCGAGGTCGCCACGAAGCAGGGCCAGGAGGCCGAGACGCAGCACTCCATGGACGAGGAGCTCCAGCTCCTCACCGTCCACGGGGTGCTGCACCTGCTGGGCTACGACCACGAGGAGCCGGACGAGAAGGCCGAGATGTTCGGCCTCCAGGCGGCCATCGTGGACGGCTGGCGCGGTGAGCGCGGGCTGACCGGCCCGTCCCCCGCACCGACCGTCTCGTGA
- a CDS encoding PhoH family protein: MTQTPTQPQARAHISIPAAHPMVMLLGAGDSLLRVIEAAFPAADIHVRGNDISATGNAADIALIQRLFDEMVLVLRTGQPMTEDAVERSIAMLKASDSGQADGTETPAEVLTQNILSSRGRTIRPKTLNQKRYVDAIDQHTIVFGIGPAGTGKTYLAMAKAVQALQSKQVSRIILTRPAVEAGERLGFLPGTLFDKIDPYLRPLYDALHDMLDPDSIPRLMAAGTIEVAPLAYMRGRAQPVFTNVLTPDGWRPIGTLEVGDLVIGSDGAPTPVLGVYPQGEKDIYRLSAQDGSWTLCCADHLWTVRTAADKRRDKPWRVLETKEMIGNLRAAHARRYELPMLTAPVSFPGREVPMDPYALGLLLGDGCLTGSTTPSFATEDPELAEALKCSVPGISVRHKSGPDYVLNRVKAPGDVVTLENPVTRVLRELDLVGTRSHSKFVPHAYLLNSADVRLAVLQGLLDADGGPVAQADRTCRVQYTTASILLRDDVIALVQSLGGVAYTRRRAAEGRAPGLARGREVHHRYDAHVVDIRLPEGIEPFRLARKAEKYRAAGGGGRPMRFIDSIEPAGREEAVCIQVAAEDSLYVTQDYLLTHNTLNDAFIILDEAQNTSAEQMKMFLTRLGFDSKIVVTGDITQVDLPTGTKSGLRQVQEILEGIDDVHFSRLTSQDVVRHKLVGRIVDAYEKYDSSKGEQDGSGHRGRGRHNGKQ; the protein is encoded by the coding sequence ATGACTCAGACACCCACACAGCCGCAGGCGCGTGCCCACATCAGCATTCCGGCCGCTCACCCGATGGTGATGCTGCTGGGAGCGGGCGACTCGCTGCTGCGCGTGATCGAAGCGGCGTTCCCGGCGGCCGACATCCACGTCCGGGGCAATGACATAAGCGCGACGGGCAACGCGGCGGACATCGCCCTGATCCAGCGCCTGTTCGACGAGATGGTGCTGGTGCTCCGCACCGGACAGCCGATGACGGAGGACGCCGTGGAACGGTCGATCGCGATGCTCAAGGCCAGCGACAGCGGCCAGGCGGACGGCACCGAGACCCCGGCCGAGGTGCTCACCCAGAACATCCTCTCCAGCCGGGGCCGCACGATCCGCCCCAAGACGCTCAACCAGAAGCGGTACGTCGACGCGATCGACCAGCACACGATCGTCTTCGGCATCGGCCCCGCCGGTACGGGCAAGACCTACCTGGCCATGGCCAAGGCGGTCCAGGCCCTGCAGTCCAAGCAGGTCAGCCGGATCATCCTGACCCGCCCCGCCGTCGAGGCGGGCGAGCGCCTCGGCTTCCTGCCGGGCACGCTGTTCGACAAGATCGACCCGTACCTGCGCCCGCTCTACGACGCCCTGCACGACATGCTCGACCCCGACTCGATCCCGCGCCTGATGGCGGCGGGCACGATCGAGGTCGCGCCGCTGGCGTACATGCGGGGCCGCGCCCAGCCGGTCTTCACCAACGTGCTGACGCCGGACGGCTGGCGCCCCATCGGCACCCTTGAGGTCGGTGACCTCGTCATCGGCTCCGATGGCGCGCCCACGCCCGTACTCGGTGTGTACCCGCAGGGCGAGAAGGACATCTACCGACTCAGCGCTCAGGACGGCTCCTGGACCCTGTGCTGCGCCGACCACCTGTGGACGGTCCGTACGGCAGCGGACAAGCGGCGGGACAAGCCGTGGCGTGTCCTGGAGACCAAGGAGATGATCGGCAACCTTCGTGCGGCACACGCGCGCCGCTACGAGCTTCCGATGCTCACCGCGCCGGTCAGCTTTCCCGGACGTGAGGTCCCGATGGACCCGTACGCGCTGGGGCTGTTGTTGGGCGACGGCTGCCTGACCGGTTCCACGACCCCGTCGTTCGCCACGGAGGATCCCGAACTGGCCGAGGCCCTGAAATGCTCGGTGCCTGGCATTTCGGTACGGCACAAGAGCGGGCCGGACTACGTCCTCAACCGGGTGAAGGCTCCGGGCGATGTGGTGACGCTTGAGAACCCCGTGACTCGTGTGCTGCGTGAACTCGATCTGGTGGGCACGCGTTCCCATTCCAAGTTCGTGCCGCACGCATACCTTCTCAACTCTGCCGATGTCCGTCTCGCGGTCCTTCAAGGACTGCTCGATGCGGACGGGGGCCCGGTCGCCCAGGCGGACCGTACGTGCCGCGTCCAGTACACGACGGCCTCGATCCTGCTGCGCGACGACGTGATCGCCCTCGTGCAGTCCCTTGGTGGCGTCGCCTACACCCGGCGAAGGGCCGCGGAAGGCCGTGCACCGGGGCTGGCGAGGGGACGCGAGGTCCACCACCGTTACGACGCGCACGTCGTCGACATCCGGCTCCCCGAGGGCATCGAGCCCTTCCGTCTCGCTCGCAAGGCGGAGAAGTATCGCGCCGCGGGCGGCGGCGGTCGTCCGATGCGTTTCATCGACAGCATCGAGCCGGCCGGCCGCGAGGAGGCCGTGTGCATCCAGGTGGCGGCGGAGGACTCGCTCTACGTCACTCAGGACTACCTGCTGACGCACAACACGCTGAACGACGCCTTCATCATCCTGGACGAGGCGCAGAACACCAGCGCCGAGCAGATGAAGATGTTCCTCACCCGGCTCGGCTTCGACTCCAAGATCGTCGTCACCGGCGACATCACCCAGGTCGACCTGCCGACGGGGACCAAGAGCGGTCTGCGCCAGGTGCAGGAGATCCTGGAGGGCATCGACGACGTGCACTTCTCCCGGCTCACCTCCCAGGATGTCGTCCGGCACAAGCTGGTCGGCCGTATCGTCGACGCGTACGAGAAGTACGACAGCAGCAAGGGCGAGCAGGACGGCAGCGGCCATCGTGGCCGGGGCCGCCACAACGGGAAGCAGTAG
- a CDS encoding PfkB family carbohydrate kinase has product MSAGIPDIDPLDGLRAPQDPDCDVFLTGTVFLDIIFTGLDSAPVRGTESWARGMGSSPGGVANMATALARLGLHTSLAAAFGDDHYGEYCWDALEQGEGIDLSRSHTVRGWHSPVTVSMAYEGERTMVSHGHEAPPPPTTASPEAPAFPRCPPRARAAVTSLVPGRTEPWVAEAARRGSLIFGDVGWDETGRWDLDALNGGLEHCHAFLPNAEEAMRYTRTDCPRAAAHALAERVPLAVVTLGSEGAYAVDAATGAAAEVPAIAVEALDPTGAGDVFVAGFVTGTLAGWPLADRLAFAGLTAALSVQEFGGSLSAPGWAEIAAWWQQVRTCAGQDPAALRRYAFLDDLLPAAARPWPLRRAVPTIGFRP; this is encoded by the coding sequence GTGAGCGCTGGGATTCCGGACATCGACCCGCTGGACGGGCTGCGCGCCCCGCAGGACCCCGACTGCGACGTCTTCCTCACCGGGACGGTCTTCCTGGACATCATCTTCACCGGCCTGGACAGCGCCCCCGTACGCGGCACCGAGTCCTGGGCCCGGGGCATGGGCTCCAGCCCCGGCGGGGTCGCCAACATGGCGACCGCGCTGGCCCGTCTCGGCCTGCACACCTCCCTGGCCGCCGCGTTCGGCGACGACCACTACGGCGAATACTGCTGGGACGCGCTCGAACAGGGCGAGGGCATCGACCTGTCCCGGTCGCACACCGTCCGCGGCTGGCACTCCCCGGTGACCGTCTCGATGGCGTACGAGGGCGAGCGGACGATGGTCTCGCACGGCCACGAGGCCCCGCCGCCGCCCACCACCGCCTCGCCCGAGGCCCCCGCCTTCCCGCGCTGCCCGCCCAGGGCTCGGGCCGCCGTCACCTCGCTCGTCCCCGGCCGCACCGAACCCTGGGTCGCCGAGGCCGCCCGCCGGGGGTCCCTGATCTTCGGGGACGTCGGCTGGGACGAGACCGGGCGCTGGGACCTGGACGCCCTGAACGGCGGCCTGGAGCACTGCCACGCCTTCCTCCCCAACGCCGAGGAGGCCATGCGCTACACCCGCACCGACTGCCCCCGGGCCGCCGCGCACGCCCTCGCCGAACGCGTACCGCTCGCCGTCGTCACCCTCGGCTCCGAGGGCGCCTACGCGGTCGACGCGGCCACCGGCGCCGCCGCCGAGGTCCCGGCCATCGCGGTCGAGGCCCTGGACCCGACCGGCGCGGGCGACGTCTTCGTGGCCGGCTTCGTCACCGGCACCCTGGCCGGCTGGCCCCTCGCCGACCGCCTCGCCTTCGCCGGGCTGACCGCCGCCCTCTCGGTCCAGGAGTTCGGCGGCTCGCTCTCGGCCCCCGGCTGGGCGGAGATCGCCGCCTGGTGGCAGCAGGTGCGCACCTGCGCCGGCCAGGACCCGGCCGCGCTGCGCCGTTACGCCTTCCTCGACGACCTGCTGCCGGCCGCCGCCCGGCCCTGGCCGCTGCGCCGGGCCGTACCCACGATCGGCTTCCGCCCGTAA